A section of the Pseudanabaena mucicola str. Chao 1806 genome encodes:
- a CDS encoding cysteine synthase A, with translation MIRDIRIGFANSVGNTPLIEIESLSAATGCTILGKAEFLNPGGSVKDRAALFMVLEAEKSGLLKAGGTIVEGTAGNTGIGLSLVANARGYRSVIVMPSNQSQEKIDLLRTLGAEVELTKPAPFTNPDNYYHVARRRAEEIENAFWANQFENMSNSDAHYQTTAPEIWRQTGGELDGIVMSSGTGGTIGGVTAYLKEQNPQIATYLIDPTGSGLYSYITTGEFKAEGNSITEGIGINRATANFNRARLDGAFRGTDQQVIEMAQYLLKHDGLFVGSSAALNVVGAVKLAQKLGKGHTIATILCDGGGRYQSRMYNPEWLAEKGLTPLARGLEFIDD, from the coding sequence ATGATCAGAGATATTCGGATTGGCTTTGCAAATTCTGTGGGTAATACTCCCCTGATTGAAATTGAGTCTCTATCAGCAGCAACTGGCTGCACGATTTTAGGTAAGGCCGAATTTCTCAACCCTGGAGGGAGTGTCAAGGATCGGGCTGCTTTGTTTATGGTGTTAGAAGCTGAAAAATCAGGGCTTCTGAAGGCAGGTGGCACGATCGTAGAAGGTACAGCAGGTAATACTGGTATTGGGCTATCTCTAGTTGCAAATGCCCGTGGATATCGCAGTGTGATCGTCATGCCCAGCAATCAATCACAGGAAAAAATTGATTTGCTGAGAACTCTAGGCGCGGAAGTAGAACTTACTAAGCCAGCACCTTTTACTAACCCTGACAATTACTATCATGTAGCTCGAAGACGCGCAGAAGAAATTGAAAATGCTTTTTGGGCAAACCAGTTTGAGAATATGTCTAACTCTGATGCTCACTACCAAACAACCGCCCCTGAAATCTGGAGGCAAACGGGTGGTGAGCTTGATGGCATTGTGATGTCATCGGGGACTGGTGGCACAATTGGCGGTGTTACCGCTTATCTGAAGGAGCAGAATCCACAAATTGCAACTTATTTAATTGATCCCACAGGTTCAGGTCTGTATAGCTATATCACTACGGGTGAATTTAAGGCTGAGGGTAATTCAATTACTGAAGGAATTGGTATTAATCGCGCAACAGCGAATTTTAATCGCGCTAGGTTAGATGGAGCTTTTCGTGGAACTGACCAGCAGGTGATCGAGATGGCGCAGTATTTACTCAAGCATGATGGTTTATTTGTTGGTAGTTCAGCAGCACTTAATGTGGTTGGTGCGGTGAAGTTAGCACAAAAATTGGGTAAAGGGCATACGATTGCAACCATTCTCTGTGATGGTGGTGGGAGATATCAAAGCCGAATGTATAACCCTGAATGGTTAGCAGAAAAAGGTTTAACCCCTTTAGCTAGGGGATTGGAGTTTATTGATGACTAA
- a CDS encoding PCP reductase family protein, with protein sequence MSEKIAWTAEAEAKLKDIPFFVRPFAFKKIEKYAQDNNFQQITLEVYEQAKKQFNKKYNEMK encoded by the coding sequence ATGAGTGAAAAAATCGCATGGACTGCCGAAGCTGAGGCAAAACTTAAGGACATCCCTTTTTTTGTGAGACCCTTTGCCTTTAAAAAGATTGAAAAATATGCTCAAGATAACAACTTTCAGCAAATTACACTTGAGGTTTATGAGCAGGCTAAGAAACAGTTCAATAAAAAATATAATGAGATGAAGTAA
- a CDS encoding DUF427 domain-containing protein, translated as MPKAIWNGAVLAESDRCEVVEGNQYFPADSLNMEYFKPSSTHTTCGWKGVASYYNIEVNGEINKDAAWYYPEPKDAAKKIKGHIAFWRGVKVQV; from the coding sequence ATGCCAAAGGCTATTTGGAATGGTGCTGTCCTTGCGGAGAGCGATCGCTGTGAAGTTGTGGAGGGAAATCAGTACTTCCCTGCTGATTCTCTGAATATGGAATATTTCAAGCCTAGCAGTACTCATACAACTTGTGGTTGGAAGGGTGTTGCAAGCTATTACAACATCGAAGTTAATGGTGAAATCAACAAAGATGCTGCATGGTACTATCCTGAACCCAAAGATGCAGCTAAAAAGATTAAAGGGCATATAGCTTTTTGGAGAGGTGTCAAAGTTCAGGTATGA
- a CDS encoding GspE/PulE family protein, whose protein sequence is MSQVLESIGESVWKRLRHGNIASCEEALQFLIDIHGNVHLDWLDQDLNHRFFREFEDRSLLPPVIPLLLWRNCFYIGSPHNISHEQIKLISDRTLTEIKVLRISADSYRAWFRRQNVPNPNQIHSAQPINPLTGETEQVDIGEVTDLYLSQAVDQTRRINALISIALQHRASDIHLEPTPTGLRVRYRIDGILRDIKTLPLEISRKIIVALKVMSNMDIADSRRPQDGRIGKEYTSDENLNLNLDMRVSTLPCVCGEKAVIRLLPRNNPFSNHLESLGFSDLTLQIYDSWLRQPQGLIIMTGPTGSGKTSTLYTSLQAIAQEHVNVITVEDPVEYVLPNITQTQVCEPAGMTFAAGLRAILRQDPDIVMVGEVRDPETAETVVRASLTGHLVLSTMHTNDAASAIPRLKDLGPDPGLISDALIGVVAQRLVRKNCPHCSVPHQPQAPELQALRLEREDVDPTKWRKGKGCKKCFFTGYIGREAIVELIDIDDAFRHMIYEGTITQMNRYLNEIDFNSFRKAAINKLNSGITTSEEVLRVLPRSALHRVSSPTSRQAHIKAINV, encoded by the coding sequence ATGAGTCAAGTATTAGAATCAATAGGGGAATCAGTTTGGAAACGGTTGCGTCATGGCAACATTGCTTCCTGTGAAGAGGCTTTGCAATTTCTAATTGATATTCATGGCAATGTCCATCTAGATTGGTTAGATCAAGATTTAAATCATAGATTTTTTCGCGAATTTGAAGATCGCAGCCTTTTGCCCCCTGTAATTCCCTTATTGCTATGGCGCAATTGTTTTTATATCGGTAGCCCCCATAATATTAGTCACGAACAGATCAAGCTAATTAGCGATCGCACTCTCACAGAAATTAAAGTCCTCAGAATTTCAGCCGATAGTTATCGCGCATGGTTTCGTCGCCAAAATGTTCCTAATCCTAATCAAATTCATTCAGCACAACCGATCAATCCCCTCACAGGTGAAACTGAGCAAGTTGATATTGGTGAAGTTACCGATTTATACCTATCTCAAGCGGTAGATCAAACTCGGCGCATTAATGCCCTGATTTCGATCGCCCTACAACATCGCGCCAGTGACATTCACCTAGAGCCAACCCCTACGGGTCTGAGGGTACGCTATCGCATAGATGGAATTTTGCGCGATATCAAAACCTTGCCCCTTGAAATCAGTCGCAAAATTATCGTCGCCCTCAAGGTAATGTCCAATATGGATATTGCCGATAGTCGCCGCCCTCAAGATGGACGCATTGGCAAGGAATATACCAGCGATGAAAACCTCAATCTCAATCTCGATATGCGGGTGAGTACCCTACCCTGTGTCTGTGGCGAAAAAGCGGTAATTCGACTTTTGCCTCGCAATAATCCTTTTTCAAATCATTTGGAATCCTTGGGCTTTAGCGATCTCACTCTGCAAATTTACGACAGTTGGTTACGACAACCTCAAGGACTGATCATTATGACTGGACCGACAGGATCGGGTAAAACCAGTACTCTGTATACCAGCCTGCAAGCGATCGCCCAAGAGCATGTCAATGTGATTACCGTAGAAGATCCCGTTGAATATGTTTTGCCAAATATTACGCAAACACAAGTTTGCGAACCTGCAGGCATGACCTTTGCCGCAGGACTGCGTGCCATCCTCAGGCAAGATCCTGATATCGTTATGGTTGGTGAAGTACGTGATCCTGAAACGGCGGAAACAGTTGTCCGTGCTTCTCTGACAGGACATTTGGTTCTCTCGACAATGCACACCAACGATGCGGCAAGTGCGATCCCCCGACTTAAGGATCTAGGTCCTGATCCTGGATTAATTAGTGATGCTCTAATAGGTGTAGTTGCTCAGCGTCTTGTCCGTAAAAACTGCCCCCATTGCTCAGTTCCCCATCAACCACAAGCTCCAGAATTACAAGCCCTAAGGCTAGAGCGAGAAGATGTTGATCCCACAAAGTGGCGTAAGGGCAAAGGTTGTAAAAAATGCTTTTTCACAGGTTACATTGGACGGGAAGCGATTGTCGAACTGATCGATATTGATGATGCCTTTCGTCACATGATTTATGAAGGGACAATTACCCAAATGAATCGCTATCTTAACGAAATAGATTTTAATTCTTTCCGCAAGGCAGCGATCAATAAACTCAACTCTGGTATCACCACCAGCGAGGAAGTATTACGAGTATTACCGCGCAGCGCTTTGCATCGAGTTAGTTCTCCTACTTCACGTCAAGCCCATATCAAAGCTATTAATGTTTAA
- the mutT gene encoding 8-oxo-dGTP diphosphatase MutT has translation MTNVAIPLKKYRRIGVGVVWDRDRQRILIDRRLPEGELAGYWEFPGGKIEPDEDAAACIKREVQEELAIEVEVGDHLITIDHEYETLKVSLIVHHCQHITGEPQAIACSEILWVTVDDLDSYQLPAANYQIVQALRNAI, from the coding sequence ATGACTAATGTTGCTATACCGCTGAAAAAGTATCGCCGCATTGGCGTTGGTGTAGTCTGGGATCGCGATCGCCAACGTATTCTAATAGATCGTCGTTTGCCTGAGGGTGAACTGGCGGGATATTGGGAATTTCCTGGTGGTAAGATTGAGCCAGATGAGGATGCGGCAGCCTGCATTAAAAGAGAGGTGCAAGAGGAGCTAGCGATCGAGGTAGAAGTTGGCGATCATTTAATTACCATCGATCACGAATATGAAACCCTGAAAGTCAGTTTGATCGTGCATCACTGCCAACATATTACGGGTGAACCTCAAGCGATCGCCTGTTCGGAAATCCTCTGGGTAACAGTTGATGACTTAGATAGTTACCAGTTACCTGCAGCTAACTACCAAATTGTTCAAGCTTTAAGAAATGCGATTTGA
- a CDS encoding (2Fe-2S) ferredoxin domain-containing protein, producing the protein MDSPPKRQVLVCQYRTCLKDGADRVLATFQKESIPNVTIKASGCLGLCGSGPMVVVLPDNVYYWHINPKKAKAIVTTHLLGNTQIESLMHPRLHPHR; encoded by the coding sequence GTGGATAGTCCTCCTAAACGACAAGTACTTGTATGCCAATATCGCACCTGCCTGAAAGATGGTGCAGACCGAGTTTTGGCAACATTTCAAAAAGAGTCAATTCCTAATGTCACGATCAAAGCTTCTGGGTGTCTAGGTCTCTGCGGATCTGGTCCAATGGTTGTTGTTTTACCAGACAACGTATATTACTGGCACATTAACCCCAAAAAAGCAAAAGCCATTGTCACTACGCATTTACTTGGTAATACACAAATAGAATCGCTCATGCATCCAAGATTGCATCCACACAGATAG
- a CDS encoding universal stress protein has product MKFLVAIDGSQAGEHALDKALALAAPLKAEIVLLTVVEPLSSYVPEVMLPTGDWVGWRGLPDVELERKILSAGQALLQKAQDTCQSAQLESRTRLETGQPRDVICYVTKEESPDLLVLGSRGLGSIERLMLGSVSDYVVHHCVSPVLIVR; this is encoded by the coding sequence ATGAAATTTTTAGTCGCCATTGATGGCTCTCAAGCTGGCGAACATGCTCTTGACAAAGCACTAGCTCTCGCCGCACCACTTAAAGCAGAAATTGTTTTGTTGACTGTCGTTGAGCCTCTCAGCAGCTATGTTCCTGAAGTGATGTTACCTACAGGAGACTGGGTTGGCTGGCGTGGGCTGCCTGATGTGGAGCTTGAACGCAAAATCTTGAGTGCTGGACAAGCCTTATTACAAAAGGCTCAGGATACCTGTCAGTCTGCTCAACTCGAAAGTCGTACTAGACTTGAGACAGGGCAGCCTCGTGATGTAATCTGTTATGTGACCAAAGAGGAAAGCCCAGATTTATTAGTACTTGGATCAAGGGGATTAGGTTCAATTGAACGGTTGATGCTGGGTAGTGTCAGTGATTATGTAGTTCATCATTGTGTCTCTCCCGTTCTCATTGTGCGCTAG
- a CDS encoding PadR family transcriptional regulator codes for MSLAHAILVSLISEPKSGYDLAKLFDGSVGFFWQATHQQIYRELTKLEQQCWIAAEAIAQEGRPDKKIFSVTDLGLSHLKTWLRQTSTIAPIKDEFLLKIYAGYLIPEAEIVNKIREHCQLHQQQLEIYQAIERNFFNSSQDGQREYRFAYLTLRRGINFEQDWIDWCNEALALLETWHEVEP; via the coding sequence ATGTCTCTTGCTCATGCCATATTAGTTTCTTTAATTTCTGAGCCGAAAAGCGGTTACGATCTCGCCAAACTATTTGACGGGTCGGTGGGATTTTTCTGGCAGGCGACCCACCAACAGATTTATCGAGAGCTAACCAAACTAGAACAACAATGCTGGATTGCAGCCGAAGCGATCGCCCAGGAAGGCAGACCCGACAAAAAAATATTTTCAGTTACAGATTTAGGCTTGTCGCATCTAAAAACATGGTTACGGCAAACCAGCACCATCGCACCGATAAAAGATGAATTTTTGCTTAAAATTTACGCTGGCTACCTTATTCCTGAAGCTGAAATCGTTAATAAAATTAGGGAGCATTGCCAATTGCATCAACAACAACTAGAAATTTATCAAGCGATCGAGCGTAATTTTTTTAACTCATCTCAAGACGGTCAGAGGGAATATCGTTTCGCCTATTTGACCCTACGCCGAGGCATTAACTTTGAGCAAGACTGGATTGATTGGTGTAATGAAGCGTTAGCACTTTTAGAAACTTGGCATGAAGTAGAACCTTGA